A stretch of the Porifericola rhodea genome encodes the following:
- a CDS encoding glycine-rich domain-containing protein: MKNSRLWTNIKNFTLDDPDCEFSFSQRLARDNNWSLAFSQQVILEYKKFMYLCCVGYGELTPSDAVDQAWHLHLTYTKSYWIAFCEDTLGKQIHHNPTQGGSEEKSKYSSCYANTLRAYEDEFGEKPPEEVWLQKNKRFAQLNFKRINLSEYWLIRKSNLNYSYLFAIATALVVGLFVQSDNPIPLFSLGLVFLLIMLLVRTIRGKGSRSRKNGGSNEGDSSWGGFWDCSSDDSGCSSHGCSSGCSGCGGGD; encoded by the coding sequence ATGAAGAATAGCAGACTTTGGACAAACATTAAGAACTTTACATTAGATGATCCTGATTGTGAGTTTTCATTTTCGCAACGATTAGCACGCGACAATAATTGGAGTTTAGCATTTAGCCAGCAGGTGATTCTGGAATACAAAAAGTTTATGTACTTGTGTTGTGTTGGTTATGGAGAACTAACCCCTAGCGATGCGGTAGATCAAGCCTGGCACCTACACCTCACTTACACAAAGTCATACTGGATAGCCTTCTGCGAGGATACATTAGGAAAGCAGATTCATCATAATCCAACCCAGGGAGGGAGTGAAGAAAAAAGTAAATACTCCAGCTGCTATGCCAATACGCTTAGGGCATATGAAGATGAGTTTGGAGAAAAACCTCCAGAAGAAGTCTGGTTACAAAAAAATAAAAGGTTCGCTCAGCTAAATTTTAAAAGAATTAATTTATCAGAATACTGGCTTATCAGAAAATCAAATCTGAATTATTCCTATCTTTTTGCAATTGCTACGGCTTTAGTTGTAGGTTTATTTGTACAGTCTGATAATCCTATACCTCTGTTCTCATTAGGGCTGGTGTTTCTTCTTATCATGCTGTTGGTCCGAACGATAAGAGGGAAGGGTAGTAGGAGTAGAAAAAATGGTGGTTCAAATGAGGGTGATAGTTCATGGGGAGGCTTTTGGGATTGTTCTAGTGATGATTCGGGTTGTAGTAGCCACGGCTGTAGTTCAGGATGTAGCGGATGCGGGGGAGGAGATTGA
- a CDS encoding M14-type cytosolic carboxypeptidase, with the protein MIKQPVFYCLILLFIFQQACQPHKNSEEGGAAPITFHSNFEGGSLGEVEEIAPLHYACAVEGESDWEERNRQASWYYFMVKGAKGKALTIDLTQLVGEYNYKYGAHAITEHTRPLISYDQEVWQHLDDRAVSWDEAQKELRLQIKPKADSIWIAHQPPYTNQRLKSLLSEYQDHSQLSISNIGESVEGRDLQLLTITDTDVPQDKKKVIWLMARQHSWEAGTSWVMEGAFRYLLDSAEEHQLGRAYVFKIMPMADPDGVARGGVRFNSHGHDLNRNWDLVKPDEMPEIYAQKTEIVNWLLSGKSIDLFLTLHNTEAADYIQGPQVETGQKLWQYMVDHSSFKADEGIRKMPESTTAGKRGRMTVNQALWAEQKVAAYLMELKVEEADKIGRRRNVEEWLTLGPKIIQAMVSATE; encoded by the coding sequence ATGATCAAGCAGCCCGTTTTTTATTGCTTAATACTGCTATTTATTTTTCAACAAGCCTGTCAGCCTCATAAAAATAGCGAGGAAGGTGGGGCGGCACCCATCACTTTTCATAGCAATTTTGAGGGAGGTAGTCTGGGAGAGGTAGAGGAGATAGCCCCACTGCACTATGCCTGTGCTGTAGAGGGTGAGTCTGACTGGGAAGAGCGTAACCGACAAGCTAGCTGGTATTATTTTATGGTAAAAGGGGCAAAAGGAAAAGCGCTTACGATAGACCTGACTCAATTGGTGGGAGAATATAACTATAAATATGGTGCTCATGCTATCACCGAACATACCAGGCCTCTGATCAGCTATGATCAGGAAGTTTGGCAGCACCTAGACGATCGGGCAGTCAGCTGGGATGAGGCGCAAAAAGAGCTAAGGCTCCAGATAAAACCGAAAGCAGACAGTATTTGGATTGCTCACCAGCCACCATACACTAATCAAAGGTTAAAAAGTCTGCTTTCCGAATATCAGGATCATTCACAATTATCAATCAGTAATATAGGAGAAAGTGTTGAGGGAAGAGACTTACAGCTACTCACTATTACTGATACAGATGTGCCGCAAGACAAGAAAAAGGTAATTTGGTTGATGGCACGGCAGCACTCCTGGGAGGCAGGTACCTCCTGGGTAATGGAAGGGGCCTTTAGGTATTTGCTAGACTCTGCTGAAGAACATCAGCTAGGCAGAGCATATGTGTTTAAAATTATGCCAATGGCGGATCCTGATGGTGTAGCCAGGGGTGGCGTGCGCTTTAACTCACACGGGCACGACCTTAACCGAAACTGGGACCTGGTAAAACCGGACGAGATGCCGGAGATATATGCTCAAAAAACAGAGATTGTAAACTGGCTACTTTCAGGAAAAAGTATTGACCTTTTTCTGACACTGCACAATACAGAAGCGGCCGACTATATACAGGGACCACAAGTAGAAACAGGTCAAAAGCTATGGCAATATATGGTGGACCACAGTTCTTTTAAAGCCGATGAAGGTATTCGGAAGATGCCGGAAAGCACTACGGCTGGCAAGAGAGGTCGCATGACGGTCAATCAGGCACTATGGGCAGAGCAAAAGGTAGCAGCCTACCTGATGGAACTCAAAGTAGAAGAAGCGGACAAGATCGGCAGAAGAAGGAATGTAGAGGAGTGGCTGACACTAGGGCCAAAGATTATACAGGCAATGGTTTCAGCGACAGAATAA
- a CDS encoding 3-keto-disaccharide hydrolase, producing the protein MLLARRLNRTIAYCLCMSFAFLSCSPSQNETDVEVNTTKEQEWQTLFNGETLENWNSTGSADARVEGQQLILRRNADAPGWLISNAQPANFELKTEFKLSEGTNSGVAIRVPTKRNVDPVTSGYEVNLDNRADIPNPSGTLDFLARAFWNEDIDPQGWNQLHVKADGDHIEVKVNGKKVVETFSRRSSKGAIALQAPLTDAGEVRFRQMQIKELPPSSFSQPQLRDYMLSTYKGSKQTLFDGESLNGWQKLGEAKWSVAQGIITGDSQGSDGGYLCTDKTYKNFYLSLQFKIAFEDNSGVFVRLQPDATEVSLDVGLEVNVYDAPGMAWAHPTGSINTHARAFTGLISYEEWNTMEIFAFDEQLSVYVNGVKASEATVPTKYQEAGKICLQVYPRVATDEGPSQVSYKNIQLKNFEGIPFVGY; encoded by the coding sequence ATGCTACTAGCAAGACGCCTTAACCGTACTATTGCCTATTGCCTTTGTATGAGCTTTGCCTTTTTGTCATGCTCACCCTCACAAAACGAAACCGATGTAGAAGTAAACACTACTAAAGAGCAGGAGTGGCAGACACTCTTCAACGGTGAGACTTTAGAAAACTGGAACTCTACCGGAAGTGCAGATGCCAGGGTAGAAGGGCAGCAACTGATCTTAAGACGCAATGCCGATGCTCCGGGCTGGCTGATATCTAATGCACAGCCTGCTAATTTTGAGCTTAAGACTGAGTTTAAACTTAGTGAGGGCACCAATAGTGGTGTGGCGATACGTGTTCCTACCAAGCGAAATGTAGATCCGGTCACCAGTGGCTATGAAGTAAACCTGGACAATCGTGCGGATATCCCCAACCCTAGCGGCACTCTGGACTTTCTGGCCAGAGCCTTCTGGAATGAAGACATAGATCCTCAGGGCTGGAACCAACTGCACGTAAAAGCAGATGGTGATCATATAGAAGTAAAGGTGAACGGAAAAAAGGTGGTAGAAACTTTTAGCCGTAGAAGTAGCAAGGGGGCTATTGCCTTACAAGCTCCTTTGACTGATGCCGGTGAAGTACGTTTTCGTCAGATGCAAATTAAAGAACTGCCTCCTTCCTCATTTAGCCAGCCACAGCTACGCGACTATATGCTTTCTACCTATAAAGGAAGTAAACAGACTCTATTTGATGGAGAAAGCCTTAATGGCTGGCAAAAGCTGGGTGAAGCAAAATGGTCTGTCGCGCAAGGTATAATTACCGGTGATAGCCAGGGCTCGGATGGTGGGTACCTTTGTACAGATAAAACTTACAAGAACTTCTACCTTAGCCTTCAATTCAAGATTGCCTTTGAGGATAACAGTGGAGTTTTTGTAAGACTGCAACCTGATGCCACAGAGGTAAGTCTGGATGTAGGACTAGAAGTAAACGTCTACGATGCTCCGGGAATGGCGTGGGCCCACCCCACAGGCTCTATTAATACTCATGCCCGCGCTTTTACCGGTCTCATCAGTTACGAAGAGTGGAATACAATGGAAATTTTCGCTTTTGATGAGCAGTTGAGTGTCTACGTAAATGGAGTTAAGGCCTCAGAGGCTACAGTACCAACGAAGTATCAGGAGGCAGGTAAAATCTGTCTACAGGTATACCCCAGGGTAGCTACTGATGAAGGTCCTTCTCAGGTCAGTTACAAAAACATCCAGCTAAAGAATTTTGAAGGTATCCCTTTTGTAGGTTACTAG
- a CDS encoding Gfo/Idh/MocA family protein — MKKDSPQKDTSRRNFVKGAAMSAAGFMIMPRHVLGGKNFVAPSDKVNVGIIGAGGKGKRNTSEFLKLDDVQVTAVADPAYYWNLADFYYRSEAGRGPTVEMIEEHYEGKTPNFKVAEYTDFREMLDKESALDAIVCSTPDHSHAYISLQAMRAGKHVYCEKPLTHNIWEAREVQKVAKETKLATQMGNSGHSADGIRETVEYLRAGVIGEVKEAHCWVPAGRWIPGLNGLPSGKSTLPINFDWDLWQGPRKPQAFHEHYVPVTWRDFWMYGCGALGDFGCHDMDAATWAFNLKAPESVQIFPAGFSNEDIAPYGEIGYYEFKKQGDQKPLKLTWYSGGLRPDLHEALPKDYKYPSRASMFVGEKGIIINDGGNRAPQVFPEKLRASIKVPKQTIPRSNGHFRDWVDAIKGGKPASSNFEYGARLTEITLLGVLSLRMGGEKIYWDAENMKAKGLPEADKFIKEPVREGWEMA, encoded by the coding sequence ATGAAGAAGGATAGCCCACAGAAAGACACTTCTCGCAGAAACTTTGTTAAAGGCGCAGCTATGTCTGCTGCCGGTTTCATGATCATGCCCCGCCACGTATTGGGTGGTAAAAACTTCGTCGCACCCAGTGACAAGGTAAATGTTGGCATCATCGGAGCTGGAGGAAAAGGTAAACGTAATACTTCGGAGTTTCTTAAGCTGGACGATGTGCAGGTAACTGCTGTCGCAGACCCTGCTTACTACTGGAACCTGGCAGACTTCTATTATCGCTCAGAGGCGGGTAGAGGCCCTACCGTAGAAATGATAGAAGAACACTACGAAGGCAAAACCCCTAACTTTAAAGTAGCCGAGTACACTGACTTCCGCGAAATGCTGGATAAAGAATCTGCATTGGATGCGATTGTATGTTCTACCCCTGACCACTCTCATGCCTATATTTCGTTACAGGCAATGCGTGCTGGTAAACATGTGTACTGCGAAAAACCCCTGACTCATAACATCTGGGAAGCTCGCGAAGTACAAAAAGTTGCTAAAGAAACGAAGCTGGCTACCCAAATGGGTAATAGCGGCCACAGTGCCGATGGTATTCGCGAAACAGTAGAATACCTGCGGGCGGGCGTTATTGGTGAGGTAAAAGAGGCACATTGCTGGGTACCGGCAGGCCGATGGATTCCTGGCTTAAATGGCTTGCCAAGCGGCAAATCTACACTGCCTATCAATTTTGATTGGGATCTTTGGCAGGGGCCTCGCAAGCCTCAGGCTTTTCATGAGCACTATGTACCTGTCACCTGGCGCGACTTCTGGATGTATGGCTGTGGAGCACTAGGCGATTTTGGTTGCCACGATATGGATGCAGCCACCTGGGCGTTTAACCTAAAAGCTCCGGAGAGCGTGCAGATCTTTCCTGCTGGTTTTAGCAATGAAGATATAGCACCCTATGGAGAAATAGGCTATTATGAGTTTAAAAAGCAAGGAGATCAGAAGCCATTAAAGCTTACCTGGTACTCTGGCGGTCTTCGTCCCGATTTGCACGAAGCCTTACCAAAAGACTACAAGTATCCGAGCCGTGCTTCTATGTTTGTAGGCGAAAAAGGGATTATTATTAATGATGGAGGTAATCGTGCGCCGCAGGTATTCCCCGAAAAACTGCGTGCCTCTATCAAAGTTCCCAAGCAAACTATCCCTCGCTCAAATGGACACTTCAGAGATTGGGTAGATGCCATTAAAGGAGGTAAACCTGCCAGCTCTAATTTTGAGTATGGCGCACGCCTTACTGAGATAACCCTACTTGGTGTGCTTTCTTTGCGTATGGGGGGAGAGAAAATTTATTGGGATGCAGAAAACATGAAAGCTAAAGGTCTGCCCGAAGCTGATAAGTTTATCAAAGAGCCCGTTCGTGAAGGCTGGGAGATGGCTTAA
- a CDS encoding CatB-related O-acetyltransferase, with the protein MNGPDTNTCFPLAHYDRLCFLKNIIKNPNIIVGDYTYYDDFEDVHNFEKNVRYHFDFVGDKLIIGKFCMIASDVSFIMNGANHLSQSVSSYPFAIFGHGWEQAMEGKTYPTKGDTIIGNDVWIGYKACIMPGVTIGDGAIIAANATVTKDVPPYAIVGGNPAEVIRKRFNEEQVAKLLKLKWWDWEAEKITAKLPLLTGNNIDLLLAEATET; encoded by the coding sequence ATGAACGGCCCGGATACAAACACCTGCTTCCCGCTAGCCCACTACGATAGGCTATGCTTTTTAAAAAATATCATTAAAAACCCTAACATCATTGTGGGAGACTATACCTATTATGATGACTTTGAAGATGTTCATAATTTTGAGAAGAATGTCAGGTATCATTTTGATTTTGTAGGTGACAAGCTCATCATCGGTAAGTTTTGTATGATTGCTTCAGATGTTAGCTTCATTATGAATGGAGCCAATCACCTGAGCCAGTCAGTATCCAGCTATCCTTTTGCTATATTCGGGCATGGCTGGGAGCAGGCTATGGAAGGAAAGACATATCCTACTAAAGGAGATACAATTATAGGCAACGATGTCTGGATAGGCTACAAAGCATGTATTATGCCGGGTGTAACGATAGGAGATGGAGCCATTATCGCTGCCAACGCAACTGTTACCAAAGATGTACCTCCATATGCGATAGTGGGAGGCAACCCTGCTGAGGTAATCAGAAAGCGGTTCAATGAAGAGCAAGTAGCCAAGCTGCTCAAGCTTAAATGGTGGGACTGGGAAGCGGAAAAGATTACAGCGAAACTACCGCTTTTAACAGGCAATAATATAGATCTTTTGCTGGCAGAAGCTACTGAGACCTGA
- a CDS encoding TetR/AcrR family transcriptional regulator: MHSPDLQDKKVLILQTSLRLIKQNGLGHTTMDMVAAEAGISKKTLYLFFKNKETLMMHSLDWDAEELKNECINLKEKNSSFADFWCRTLQLMGQRMFEYSPALVHEFLNRIPLKAWADTKKEELALLIAQEVEDGEKRQKIEVLLRAFITIIGRCITQEQYPITPQKMKEVVIPYYCRCVAP; encoded by the coding sequence CGTTTAATCAAACAAAATGGTCTGGGACATACCACTATGGATATGGTAGCTGCGGAGGCAGGTATCTCCAAAAAAACACTTTATCTCTTTTTTAAAAATAAAGAAACGCTGATGATGCATTCGCTGGACTGGGATGCCGAAGAACTAAAAAATGAGTGTATAAATCTTAAAGAGAAAAATTCCAGCTTTGCCGACTTCTGGTGTCGGACATTACAATTAATGGGGCAGCGCATGTTTGAATATTCCCCCGCCCTTGTTCACGAATTTCTGAACCGTATTCCATTAAAAGCCTGGGCCGATACCAAAAAAGAAGAACTTGCCTTATTAATCGCTCAGGAAGTAGAGGATGGAGAAAAGCGCCAAAAAATAGAGGTGCTGCTCCGTGCGTTCATTACCATTATTGGAAGGTGCATCACTCAGGAGCAATATCCTATTACACCCCAAAAAATGAAAGAGGTGGTTATACCGTATTATTGCCGCTGCGTTGCCCCATAG
- a CDS encoding carboxypeptidase-like regulatory domain-containing protein yields MIRWLLCAVLFVIPLLAVAQQEERVLLEGIVLDADSLQVLPSVHVRITNSGLGGVTEADGRFRLRVNPDDSVVFSSVGYKPYLIVPSDSTEESLRKLIIRMKPQVTVLEEVRFKDYQDLSKYIRREYDTTVDLRRPKGKPLFEDQEPEDRPAVSTIGGMHGANLEGGLTALANLFSSEFQQKKKLEEILKIEEEEKRQQSLKEAMTERYRAMVLTAAALTEPDLQRFTDKYMPHPLKMMNMNDYDLMAEIVLHLQAFETEADALDKLLKEGVFEGEKRNSPE; encoded by the coding sequence ATGATTAGATGGCTCCTGTGTGCAGTGCTTTTTGTTATTCCTTTGCTGGCTGTAGCACAGCAAGAGGAACGAGTGCTGCTGGAAGGTATCGTGCTGGATGCGGATAGCCTGCAAGTACTACCTTCGGTACACGTAAGAATTACAAATAGTGGTTTAGGAGGGGTTACTGAAGCCGATGGACGGTTCAGGTTAAGAGTTAACCCCGACGATTCTGTAGTTTTTAGTAGTGTTGGCTATAAACCCTACCTAATTGTACCGTCAGATAGTACTGAAGAAAGCCTTCGCAAGCTGATCATCCGAATGAAGCCACAGGTAACCGTGCTCGAAGAAGTCCGCTTTAAAGATTATCAGGATTTGAGTAAATACATTCGTCGCGAGTATGATACTACAGTAGATTTAAGAAGGCCAAAGGGCAAGCCCCTGTTTGAAGACCAAGAGCCGGAAGACCGGCCTGCCGTAAGTACTATAGGAGGGATGCATGGGGCTAATCTGGAAGGAGGCCTTACCGCGCTAGCTAACCTCTTCAGTAGTGAGTTTCAGCAAAAGAAGAAGTTAGAAGAAATCCTTAAAATTGAAGAAGAAGAAAAGCGTCAGCAGTCTCTTAAAGAGGCGATGACCGAAAGGTATCGGGCTATGGTACTTACTGCCGCGGCATTAACCGAGCCCGACTTGCAGCGTTTTACCGACAAATACATGCCTCACCCTCTCAAAATGATGAATATGAATGATTACGACCTCATGGCAGAGATAGTGCTGCATCTGCAAGCTTTTGAGACAGAGGCCGACGCTCTTGATAAGTTGCTAAAAGAGGGGGTATTTGAAGGAGAAAAAAGGAACAGTCCGGAGTAG
- a CDS encoding TrkA C-terminal domain-containing protein, producing the protein MTSVLTLIVIVSISVLVTRFATMALVHTGLSEQTAKFQARSAFTGVGYATREAERIVSHPVRRRIIMLLMLLGNVGIVSVLATLVLTFIGSDSGAIEWLRKIGALIGGLALLWGLSKSKWVDKVLSRLINHLLNKYTDIKVRDYAGILHLSGEYEITEMYVDNEHWMTNRSLKQLNLRQEGLNLIGVERMDGTYVGLPNGETIIREGDTLIMYGREAALKQLSERKRGRAGAIDRRKAIAENKKAEQQQAEQEPAMAEAD; encoded by the coding sequence ATGACGTCTGTACTTACGCTGATTGTAATTGTGTCAATATCTGTGCTGGTAACGCGTTTTGCTACCATGGCACTGGTGCATACCGGTTTATCTGAACAAACTGCCAAATTTCAGGCACGTTCGGCATTTACGGGAGTGGGTTATGCTACCCGAGAGGCTGAGCGCATCGTCTCTCACCCTGTGCGCAGGCGCATTATTATGCTCTTAATGCTATTAGGCAATGTGGGTATAGTATCGGTGCTTGCTACGCTGGTGCTCACTTTTATTGGTAGCGATTCTGGTGCCATTGAGTGGCTTAGAAAAATAGGTGCTCTAATTGGCGGACTGGCATTACTCTGGGGGTTATCCAAAAGCAAGTGGGTAGATAAGGTGCTTTCTCGCCTGATCAATCATCTGCTAAATAAATATACCGATATTAAAGTGAGAGATTATGCCGGTATACTTCATCTTTCCGGAGAATATGAAATTACGGAAATGTATGTAGATAATGAGCATTGGATGACTAACAGAAGCTTAAAGCAACTTAACCTTAGGCAGGAAGGGCTTAACCTGATTGGGGTAGAGCGCATGGATGGTACCTATGTGGGTTTGCCCAATGGAGAAACTATAATTCGTGAAGGTGATACCCTTATTATGTATGGTCGCGAAGCTGCGCTAAAACAGCTTAGCGAAAGAAAAAGAGGGCGCGCCGGAGCTATTGACAGGCGAAAAGCAATAGCAGAAAATAAGAAGGCAGAGCAACAGCAAGCTGAACAGGAACCTGCAATGGCTGAAGCAGACTAA
- a CDS encoding sugar phosphate isomerase/epimerase family protein, translated as MNRRRFLKTSGCAATALPVLSGLPTLAMAQQPNLKLALNAFSFNQALREGSMNLESLLEYCANLPFAALDATAYYFPGYPLVPDDATLYSFKHKAYTLGLSICGTGVRNDFAQRDSQKRKEDLKLVENWIAAAARLGTPCLRVFAGKTVEDRSEWKRARARLIDGLRQSADVAAQYGVMLNLQNHYEFLKTANEVEDVLLEIDHPYLGLMLDIGSLRAKPYQEIKQLAPYARSWQVKEEVYVNGKAEKTNIERIVEIARAVRYRGYFPLETLGPGDPKAKVQALLQEAQAALSS; from the coding sequence ATGAACCGACGCCGCTTTTTGAAAACGTCTGGCTGTGCTGCTACGGCTCTTCCTGTATTATCAGGCTTACCTACCCTGGCTATGGCCCAACAGCCTAACCTCAAGCTGGCTCTCAATGCTTTTTCATTCAATCAGGCATTAAGAGAAGGTAGTATGAACCTGGAAAGCCTCTTGGAGTATTGTGCTAACCTACCTTTTGCTGCCCTGGATGCCACCGCCTATTATTTTCCAGGCTACCCACTGGTACCAGACGATGCTACGCTTTACAGCTTTAAGCATAAAGCATATACGCTGGGCCTTTCCATCTGTGGTACCGGCGTACGAAACGATTTTGCCCAGCGTGATTCGCAAAAAAGAAAAGAAGACCTAAAGCTGGTAGAAAACTGGATTGCAGCAGCAGCCAGGCTAGGCACTCCCTGCCTTCGTGTATTTGCCGGAAAAACTGTAGAAGACCGTAGCGAATGGAAGAGAGCTCGCGCCCGCCTTATTGACGGACTCCGCCAAAGTGCAGATGTGGCGGCTCAGTATGGTGTGATGCTCAACTTACAAAACCACTATGAGTTTCTTAAAACAGCGAATGAAGTAGAAGATGTATTGCTGGAGATAGACCACCCCTATCTGGGACTTATGCTGGATATTGGCAGCCTGAGAGCTAAGCCTTACCAGGAAATAAAGCAGCTAGCTCCTTATGCCCGCAGTTGGCAGGTCAAAGAGGAGGTTTATGTAAATGGGAAGGCAGAAAAGACGAATATAGAGCGAATAGTAGAAATAGCACGTGCTGTACGTTACAGGGGCTACTTTCCACTGGAGACTTTGGGGCCGGGCGATCCTAAAGCAAAAGTACAGGCACTGCTTCAGGAAGCCCAGGCTGCTCTTAGTTCCTAG
- a CDS encoding DUF4437 domain-containing protein, which produces MIFRNLLLSLILASIVSTCDPNKQSDNTSESHNITAVSHSLVLASDIKWEPLNPARGDQSPRAGTLWGDRNGSEPTGFLVKFAEGFSSPPHIHNITYKGVVIHGLIHNDDPTAENMWMASGSFWTQPAGEPHITAAKAEENMAFIEIEKGPYLVKPTDEAFDKGEKPINVDVSNLVWVDLAVKHATKQPAKVAYLWSKAKDDHLNGSLLKLPAGFKGEIQSSDSTFRAVVIQGHPLYRATKKEKAVALEAGSYFSSEGEFAHQLSTENDGESILYIRSRGKFELVEAQ; this is translated from the coding sequence ATGATATTCAGAAACTTATTATTATCACTAATATTAGCAAGCATCGTATCCACTTGTGATCCTAACAAACAGTCCGATAATACGAGCGAGTCTCACAATATTACTGCTGTAAGCCATAGCCTGGTACTAGCCTCTGACATAAAATGGGAGCCTCTGAACCCCGCCCGTGGGGACCAAAGCCCCAGAGCAGGTACTTTGTGGGGAGATAGAAACGGATCAGAACCTACTGGTTTTCTGGTAAAGTTTGCTGAAGGGTTCAGTTCACCTCCACATATTCACAACATCACGTACAAAGGAGTCGTAATCCATGGACTCATCCACAATGATGACCCAACAGCAGAAAATATGTGGATGGCCTCAGGCTCTTTCTGGACCCAGCCTGCTGGTGAACCTCACATAACCGCAGCTAAAGCTGAAGAAAATATGGCTTTCATAGAAATTGAAAAAGGGCCATACCTTGTAAAACCTACCGATGAAGCATTTGACAAGGGAGAAAAACCTATTAATGTAGATGTATCCAATCTGGTTTGGGTAGATCTAGCTGTAAAGCACGCCACTAAGCAACCCGCAAAGGTAGCCTACCTTTGGAGCAAGGCTAAGGATGATCACTTAAATGGCTCCTTGCTTAAACTTCCTGCTGGTTTTAAAGGAGAGATACAGAGTTCAGACTCTACCTTTCGTGCTGTTGTCATCCAGGGACACCCATTGTATCGGGCTACTAAAAAGGAAAAAGCCGTTGCTCTGGAAGCTGGCAGTTACTTTAGTTCTGAGGGAGAGTTTGCACATCAGCTTAGCACGGAAAACGACGGAGAAAGTATCCTTTACATTCGTAGCAGAGGAAAGTTTGAGCTTGTTGAAGCACAATAG
- a CDS encoding DinB family protein, protein MDIREHLLKTREQTLTYYELPEIELSKNYGEGKWTVRQILVHLADTETVLYDRIRRVISEPKQVIWAFNPDAWANALDYHHFPLALSKNVYASVRDCIIYLAEQHYENKGANEFIHSNTGLRTLKDEFDKVAEHNYNHLRQIEQALKS, encoded by the coding sequence ATGGATATACGAGAGCATCTGCTTAAAACCAGGGAACAGACATTAACTTATTATGAACTTCCGGAAATTGAACTGAGCAAAAACTACGGCGAAGGCAAATGGACAGTGCGTCAGATACTGGTACATCTGGCAGATACAGAAACAGTACTTTACGACCGCATACGAAGAGTCATCTCTGAACCTAAACAGGTAATCTGGGCTTTTAATCCTGATGCCTGGGCTAACGCTCTAGACTACCATCATTTTCCTTTAGCATTAAGCAAAAACGTGTATGCTTCGGTGAGAGACTGCATCATCTACCTGGCAGAGCAGCATTACGAAAACAAAGGCGCTAATGAGTTTATACATAGCAATACCGGTCTGCGTACCCTCAAAGATGAGTTTGACAAGGTAGCAGAACATAATTATAACCACCTCAGGCAGATAGAGCAGGCATTAAAAAGCTAG